The Planococcus donghaensis genome contains a region encoding:
- the fliS gene encoding flagellar export chaperone FliS, with the protein MVTINPYQTYQQNSVMTASPQELTLMLYNGCLKFMKLAKRAMADKKIEEKNTNIIKAQNIIQELRSTLKADIEMSAGLEQMYEYMYSRLVEANMKNDVTALEEVEELMTDIRNTWKQAMALMKK; encoded by the coding sequence ATGGTCACCATCAATCCGTACCAGACTTACCAGCAAAACTCAGTCATGACAGCATCACCTCAAGAACTAACATTAATGCTTTATAACGGCTGTCTAAAATTCATGAAACTAGCAAAACGTGCTATGGCTGATAAAAAAATCGAAGAAAAAAATACCAATATCATTAAAGCTCAAAACATTATTCAAGAACTGCGCAGCACATTAAAAGCAGACATCGAAATGTCAGCTGGCCTTGAGCAAATGTACGAATACATGTATAGCCGCCTAGTAGAAGCCAACATGAAGAATGACGTAACAGCACTAGAAGAAGTAGAAGAGCTGATGACAGATATTCGTAATACATGGAAACAAGCTATGGCTTTGATGAAGAAATAA
- a CDS encoding YjfB family protein, whose amino-acid sequence MDIAALSMAMSQASMRTEANVSVMKKTIDQAETNGQEVVKMLEQSVQPHMGSSIDFRA is encoded by the coding sequence ATGGATATCGCTGCGTTATCAATGGCCATGAGTCAGGCGAGCATGAGAACTGAAGCGAATGTTTCGGTGATGAAAAAGACGATTGATCAAGCGGAAACGAATGGTCAAGAGGTTGTAAAGATGCTTGAGCAGTCTGTTCAACCTCATATGGGAAGTTCAATTGATTTTAGAGCTTAA
- a CDS encoding DUF3307 domain-containing protein, with the protein MSQFDVLLIGHLIGDFLLQTSWMAKHKATKWLPLLTHVSIYTAVIALFGEFSGGLSLPAILIVFLGHIVLDRKTFVMFWVERVQMAKGPEKGWLSIMADQIFHIILLAIAIAIS; encoded by the coding sequence ATGAGTCAGTTTGATGTGTTATTGATTGGGCATTTAATCGGGGACTTTTTGCTGCAAACAAGTTGGATGGCCAAACACAAAGCGACAAAATGGCTGCCGTTATTAACGCATGTATCGATTTATACCGCTGTCATCGCCCTGTTTGGTGAGTTTTCAGGCGGACTATCGTTGCCCGCAATTCTCATTGTTTTTCTAGGCCATATTGTTTTAGACCGAAAAACCTTTGTTATGTTTTGGGTAGAACGCGTTCAAATGGCTAAGGGTCCAGAAAAAGGTTGGTTGTCGATTATGGCAGACCAAATTTTCCACATCATATTACTGGCCATTGCTATCGCAATTTCTTAG
- the flaG gene encoding flagellar protein FlaG: MEVTKLPSIEFPRVSEPNPIGPKKPIAAEEKQNKEVDNPITKEALNDKVDSMNKFLESATTNVKFQFHEELNVYYVQVVNSLTEEILREIPNKKFLDMYASMADLAGLMVDEKL; this comes from the coding sequence ATGGAAGTAACAAAACTACCTTCAATAGAATTTCCAAGAGTCAGCGAACCAAATCCAATAGGTCCTAAAAAGCCTATCGCTGCAGAAGAAAAACAAAATAAAGAAGTTGATAACCCAATTACTAAAGAAGCACTCAACGATAAAGTAGACAGCATGAACAAATTTTTAGAGTCAGCTACGACGAATGTGAAATTTCAGTTCCATGAAGAGTTGAATGTTTATTATGTTCAGGTAGTTAATTCTTTAACAGAGGAAATTCTGCGAGAAATTCCAAACAAGAAATTTTTAGATATGTACGCCTCAATGGCTGATTTGGCAGGCTTAATGGTGGATGAGAAATTATAA
- a CDS encoding flagellar basal body-associated FliL family protein, translating to MGKIIKIIVAFVVVAAIGAGAYLYFMPKEEKAEEHKSLSAEEIAEMSIDTDIITTNLASAGNFGVVQFNILLSDKDTKEEAEKRTAEVRAAVISTVASFTKEELIGESGISMIEEELVTRLAEVFEKGTVERVLVTEFKLQ from the coding sequence ATGGGGAAAATAATAAAAATAATTGTCGCTTTTGTCGTGGTGGCAGCGATTGGTGCAGGTGCTTATTTGTACTTTATGCCTAAAGAGGAAAAAGCTGAAGAGCATAAATCGTTAAGTGCTGAAGAAATAGCAGAAATGAGCATCGACACGGATATTATCACCACCAACTTGGCATCAGCTGGGAATTTCGGGGTTGTGCAGTTTAATATTTTGTTGAGTGACAAAGATACAAAAGAAGAAGCTGAAAAGCGTACTGCTGAAGTTCGTGCCGCTGTGATTTCGACAGTTGCAAGTTTTACAAAGGAAGAATTGATTGGAGAAAGTGGCATTTCTATGATTGAGGAAGAACTCGTAACGCGATTAGCCGAAGTGTTTGAAAAAGGCACGGTTGAACGCGTACTCGTAACGGAATTTAAATTGCAATAA
- the fliD gene encoding flagellar filament capping protein FliD, with the protein MRIGGLASGMDTESIVKDMMTVQKMPLDKLMQQKTFTEWQQEAMRDQNLAFSNLRTSASSMRLQSTFNAFSAETTGSGSAKVTTTPQAMNGSYQVSVNSLATSAKMTSEVGIKNMDGLSAKSTDAIGIAGTITIQGTSNVAVEITADMTYADVAKKMQDATAGSEPALRVNFDNTTSRFFMASKELGSEQNFTLAFTDDKGKKSDDLGLQITGKAQDEFTSTVATNGSVTIDGIRVDGLKSNQTVINGLSIQLQSVDPAGSSTTVRVQSDPTKPVQVIKDFVDSYNKAIDDLQKKIIEKRYPDFQPLSDEQKKELTETEIELWEEKARSGLLRNDPIMKSALQDLRRAFMDTVTGVADGNINHLSQIGINTGSYTEGGKLFIDEEKLKDALTKKPDEVMALFTTRDAAGDGVGARVYDTLNAVIKNLSAKAGSPSSSIDNSTLSQKLKRMDTEISRWQDRLASIEDRYWKQFTAMEKALSKMNSQSTWMQQSLFGGS; encoded by the coding sequence ATGCGTATTGGCGGATTAGCATCAGGTATGGATACTGAATCAATCGTTAAAGATATGATGACTGTCCAAAAAATGCCATTAGATAAATTGATGCAACAAAAAACATTCACAGAATGGCAACAAGAAGCAATGCGTGATCAAAATCTTGCTTTCTCTAATTTGCGTACAAGCGCTAGTAGTATGCGTTTGCAATCGACATTCAATGCATTCAGTGCTGAGACCACAGGCTCTGGGAGTGCAAAAGTTACAACTACACCACAAGCGATGAATGGAAGTTATCAAGTAAGTGTCAATTCGCTTGCTACTTCAGCAAAAATGACATCTGAAGTTGGAATTAAAAATATGGATGGACTTTCTGCAAAATCAACTGATGCAATCGGCATCGCTGGAACAATCACTATACAAGGAACTTCAAATGTCGCTGTCGAGATAACTGCAGATATGACATATGCGGATGTTGCAAAAAAAATGCAGGATGCAACTGCAGGAAGCGAACCAGCTTTACGTGTAAATTTTGATAACACGACTTCCCGCTTTTTTATGGCTTCGAAAGAACTTGGCTCAGAACAAAATTTTACACTCGCTTTTACGGATGACAAAGGAAAGAAAAGCGATGACCTAGGTCTGCAAATTACCGGGAAAGCTCAAGATGAATTCACGTCAACAGTAGCTACTAACGGTTCGGTAACAATAGATGGCATTAGAGTTGATGGACTTAAAAGCAACCAGACAGTCATTAATGGCTTATCCATTCAACTGCAGTCAGTTGATCCAGCTGGTAGTTCAACGACTGTCCGTGTTCAATCAGATCCCACAAAGCCTGTTCAAGTAATAAAAGATTTTGTCGATTCTTATAATAAAGCAATCGATGACTTGCAAAAGAAAATCATTGAAAAGCGCTATCCAGATTTCCAACCATTATCTGATGAACAGAAAAAAGAACTAACAGAAACTGAAATTGAGTTATGGGAAGAAAAAGCGCGGAGTGGATTATTACGAAATGACCCAATAATGAAGTCGGCCTTGCAAGATTTACGAAGAGCCTTTATGGATACCGTAACAGGAGTTGCAGATGGAAATATCAATCATTTATCGCAAATTGGTATCAATACTGGTTCCTATACAGAAGGCGGTAAGTTATTCATCGATGAGGAAAAATTAAAAGATGCGTTAACGAAAAAACCGGATGAAGTAATGGCACTCTTTACGACAAGAGACGCAGCAGGCGATGGAGTAGGAGCACGTGTCTACGATACATTGAATGCGGTTATCAAAAATCTGAGTGCTAAAGCGGGAAGCCCTTCAAGTTCAATAGATAATAGCACGCTTTCTCAAAAACTGAAACGAATGGATACGGAAATTAGTCGCTGGCAAGACCGACTAGCAAGTATTGAAGATCGCTACTGGAAGCAATTTACCGCGATGGAAAAAGCATTGAGCAAGATGAACTCACAAAGCACATGGATGCAACAAAGCTTATTCGGTGGTTCGTGA
- the csrA gene encoding carbon storage regulator CsrA yields the protein MLVLGRKKGETIVINDDIEITVTSIEGDMVRLGINAPKQITIHRKEVYLEIQEENKQATSNVINLSDFLSMRKK from the coding sequence ATGCTAGTACTCGGACGCAAAAAAGGCGAAACCATCGTCATCAACGACGACATTGAAATCACGGTAACTTCGATCGAAGGCGACATGGTGCGTCTTGGCATTAACGCACCAAAGCAAATTACCATTCACCGAAAAGAAGTGTATTTAGAAATTCAAGAAGAAAACAAACAAGCCACGTCAAATGTTATTAACTTGAGTGATTTTTTGAGTATGCGAAAAAAATAG
- a CDS encoding flagellar protein, translated as MGANQLDNCRFCGILFLKDYTDYCIDCFKEIENNFNAINDFLKDSSNHDKDIYEISQATNISVRQITDFIRNGRIYAEDFPNLGYPCQHCGELIKRQMLCHNCFDSFSTEIERTLKFEGSPEMSGEPQLWKMRQGTKK; from the coding sequence GTGGGAGCAAATCAGCTGGATAATTGCCGATTTTGCGGTATATTATTCCTAAAGGACTACACTGACTATTGCATAGACTGTTTTAAAGAAATTGAAAATAATTTTAATGCAATAAATGATTTTCTAAAAGATAGCAGCAATCACGACAAAGATATTTACGAAATTAGTCAGGCTACAAACATATCGGTACGACAAATTACGGATTTTATCCGCAATGGCCGGATTTACGCAGAGGATTTTCCCAATCTAGGGTATCCTTGCCAACATTGTGGTGAGCTCATAAAAAGACAGATGCTTTGCCATAATTGCTTTGATTCGTTTTCAACAGAAATCGAACGAACATTAAAGTTTGAGGGCTCGCCAGAAATGTCCGGGGAGCCACAACTATGGAAAATGCGACAAGGCACCAAAAAATAA
- the motA gene encoding flagellar motor stator protein MotA: MDKTSWIGVIMGFVVLIGGMILKGSNPIALYNPAALVIIFAGTIACLLVAFPMDEIKKIPSLFKVIFSEQKKIPVKEMIPMFTGWAMLARKEGLLALEEKSEEVEDPFLQRGLKMVVDGQSQEHIRDLMEEEIAAMEERHELGAKIFAQAGTYAPTLGVLGAVIGLVAALGHLDDVALLGKSISAAFIATLFGIFSGYVLWHPFANKLKRKSEAEVKTKMIMLEGLLAVQEGLPVRTVEEKLLTYLPAKDRNLESDEEESGVQVEA; encoded by the coding sequence GTGGACAAGACATCTTGGATAGGAGTCATCATGGGATTTGTCGTGTTGATCGGCGGGATGATCCTAAAAGGATCAAATCCGATTGCACTTTACAATCCAGCGGCGCTAGTCATTATCTTTGCGGGTACCATCGCCTGTCTTCTTGTTGCCTTTCCTATGGATGAAATTAAAAAAATCCCGAGCTTGTTCAAAGTGATTTTCAGCGAACAGAAGAAAATTCCCGTTAAGGAAATGATTCCGATGTTCACGGGATGGGCAATGCTGGCACGAAAAGAAGGCTTATTGGCATTAGAAGAAAAATCAGAAGAAGTAGAAGATCCGTTTTTGCAACGCGGCTTGAAAATGGTGGTAGATGGTCAGTCACAAGAACATATTCGTGATTTGATGGAAGAAGAAATCGCCGCTATGGAAGAACGTCATGAACTGGGAGCGAAGATTTTTGCACAAGCCGGTACATACGCTCCGACACTAGGTGTACTGGGTGCCGTTATCGGACTCGTTGCGGCACTTGGTCACTTAGACGATGTAGCACTTCTTGGTAAATCCATCTCCGCTGCTTTTATCGCAACACTATTCGGGATTTTCTCAGGTTATGTATTATGGCATCCATTTGCCAATAAACTAAAACGGAAATCAGAAGCCGAAGTAAAAACGAAAATGATTATGCTAGAAGGCTTGCTTGCCGTTCAAGAAGGCTTGCCAGTTCGAACCGTAGAAGAAAAACTATTAACGTACTTACCAGCGAAAGACCGTAACCTTGAATCTGACGAAGAAGAGAGCGGTGTTCAAGTTGAAGCGTAA
- a CDS encoding flagellin, giving the protein MIINHNIAALNTHRQMGNAQSAQMGNMEKLSSGLRINRAADDAAGLTISEKMRGQIRGLEQGSRNAQDGISMIQTAEGALSETHDILQRMRELAVQSASDTNTADDRAQIQKENAALITEIDRIATTTAFNTQKLLNATGGTAGVFSIQTGAEATQKMDLTFADMQATALGVNAVDLSTSAAASSTAITTIDAAIKLVSDERSTMGANQNRLEHTINNLNTSSENLTAAESRIRDVDMAKEMMEQTKNSILAQASQAMLAQSNQMTQSVLQLLR; this is encoded by the coding sequence ATGATTATTAATCACAATATCGCAGCACTAAACACACACAGACAAATGGGCAATGCACAAAGTGCACAAATGGGTAATATGGAAAAGTTATCTTCAGGACTTCGTATCAATAGAGCGGCAGACGATGCAGCTGGACTTACAATTTCTGAGAAAATGCGCGGGCAAATTCGTGGATTAGAACAAGGCTCTCGTAATGCTCAAGATGGTATTTCAATGATTCAAACTGCAGAAGGTGCTTTAAGTGAAACTCATGATATTCTTCAGCGTATGAGAGAGTTAGCTGTACAATCAGCATCAGATACTAATACAGCTGATGATAGAGCGCAAATTCAAAAAGAAAATGCTGCTTTAATTACAGAGATTGATCGAATTGCAACGACAACCGCTTTTAACACTCAAAAATTATTGAATGCAACTGGCGGTACTGCTGGGGTATTCTCAATTCAAACCGGAGCTGAAGCAACACAAAAGATGGATTTGACTTTTGCTGATATGCAAGCAACTGCATTAGGAGTTAATGCTGTTGATTTAAGTACAAGTGCAGCAGCATCTTCAACTGCTATCACAACAATTGATGCAGCGATCAAACTGGTTTCAGACGAACGCTCAACTATGGGTGCAAATCAAAACCGTCTAGAACACACAATCAACAACTTGAATACATCTTCTGAAAACCTAACAGCTGCGGAATCAAGAATCCGTGACGTTGACATGGCGAAAGAAATGATGGAACAAACGAAAAATTCGATTCTTGCACAAGCATCACAAGCAATGCTGGCTCAATCCAATCAAATGACTCAATCAGTATTACAACTGTTGAGATAA
- a CDS encoding glucosaminidase domain-containing protein, whose protein sequence is MTSPISSNFLLYNTIATMAKTMPVMGQTGSDSSSISSSTSPSTFFAMLMNAMMESIEENNSTASQTGAQVSLPTLTTPLTAPLTNSYNPAISIPPLNTKEVPTAATDTSDLKFKPTQFIKLDNTLKGKLSGTAAHFINAGKKYDLDPNLLSAIAIHETGNGSSSAAKDKNNVAGMMGKNGLRSYASVEDSIFDMARNLRQNYLNQGKDTIAKIGAKYAPVGAANDPTGLNNHWTKGVSNQYSKLT, encoded by the coding sequence TTGACCAGTCCAATTTCTTCTAATTTCCTTTTATATAATACAATCGCCACGATGGCAAAAACGATGCCTGTTATGGGTCAAACTGGTAGTGATAGTAGTTCTATCAGCAGTTCAACAAGTCCGAGTACGTTTTTTGCGATGCTGATGAACGCCATGATGGAAAGCATCGAAGAAAACAATTCCACGGCTTCTCAAACAGGAGCTCAAGTTTCATTGCCAACTTTAACAACGCCATTAACCGCTCCACTAACAAACTCGTATAATCCAGCAATTTCAATACCGCCGCTTAATACAAAAGAAGTTCCAACAGCTGCGACGGATACGAGCGACTTAAAATTCAAGCCTACACAATTTATCAAGTTGGACAACACCTTAAAAGGTAAATTGAGTGGAACGGCAGCTCATTTTATCAATGCTGGTAAAAAATACGATTTGGATCCGAATTTATTGTCCGCCATTGCGATTCATGAAACTGGTAATGGTTCATCGAGTGCCGCGAAGGATAAAAATAATGTCGCTGGCATGATGGGCAAAAACGGTTTGCGTAGCTACGCATCTGTAGAAGACAGCATTTTTGATATGGCGCGTAATTTACGTCAAAATTATTTAAATCAAGGCAAAGACACCATTGCAAAAATCGGAGCGAAATACGCACCAGTCGGAGCAGCTAACGATCCAACCGGGCTAAACAACCACTGGACGAAAGGTGTTAGCAACCAATATTCCAAACTGACATAA
- the fliW gene encoding flagellar assembly protein FliW → MKIQTEQFGEIELAEDRVITFDKGIPGFEEVKDYVLIQADAEGESPFFFLQSVEHVEVSFFLVDPFTFFKDYDIKLEEQMVERLQLEEPTDAIVLTTVTVKGDISSATTNLKAPLVINNKKQQGMQIVLNNKDYQIKQALFQADNTAARQV, encoded by the coding sequence ATGAAAATTCAAACAGAACAATTCGGAGAAATCGAACTAGCAGAAGATCGTGTCATTACATTTGATAAAGGAATTCCAGGATTTGAAGAGGTTAAAGACTATGTATTAATCCAAGCAGACGCAGAAGGCGAATCGCCATTCTTTTTCTTGCAGTCGGTAGAACACGTGGAAGTGAGCTTTTTCTTAGTCGATCCATTTACGTTTTTCAAAGACTATGACATTAAACTAGAAGAGCAAATGGTGGAGCGACTGCAGTTAGAAGAGCCGACTGACGCCATTGTCTTAACAACGGTAACAGTCAAAGGTGACATTAGCAGCGCAACAACAAACTTAAAAGCACCACTTGTGATAAACAATAAAAAACAACAAGGCATGCAAATCGTGTTGAACAATAAAGACTATCAAATCAAGCAGGCGTTATTTCAAGCAGACAACACCGCTGCAAGGCAGGTGTAA
- a CDS encoding GAF and HD-GYP domain-containing protein, with translation MTHIKELEFKVQELVTLLEASKQLNSNLEMGEVLESILLQMVQIVGAEAGTLWVLDKQRQKIKVSAAYGPSAATILNIELDKDEGIVGKVIQTGQAQLIENVADNPDWTARVDQSSGFVTKSMITVPLAVKGKVLGAMQLLNKQDIAFFSEQDIRLADALSSQSALALHNSQMYEELQQMLLSMIRTLAKVLDARDPYTAGHSERVAKYSLWIAQKLELSAADCEELYKAALLHDIGKIGITDAILRKPDRLTTEEYTIIQQHTVIGADILSNVEPKDAMVHAVETALSHHERLDGTGYPHGLAGDEIPLFARIVGVADTFDAMTTARSYSKGLSYQLGVEELHRCKETLFDAQVVDAFAAILEECDYQIEQYEAGQERGYRL, from the coding sequence ATGACGCACATAAAAGAATTGGAATTTAAAGTTCAAGAACTCGTTACCTTGTTAGAAGCGTCCAAGCAATTAAATTCAAACTTAGAAATGGGCGAAGTGCTAGAGAGCATTTTGTTGCAAATGGTGCAGATTGTCGGAGCGGAAGCCGGCACGTTATGGGTGCTCGATAAACAACGCCAAAAAATCAAAGTATCAGCGGCGTACGGACCATCAGCGGCTACGATTTTAAACATCGAATTGGATAAAGATGAAGGCATTGTCGGCAAAGTCATTCAGACCGGACAAGCGCAGTTAATCGAAAACGTGGCGGACAATCCAGATTGGACCGCACGCGTCGATCAGTCGAGTGGGTTTGTCACCAAATCAATGATTACCGTTCCACTCGCCGTTAAAGGCAAGGTTCTTGGAGCGATGCAGCTGTTAAACAAGCAGGACATCGCTTTTTTCTCTGAACAAGACATTCGCTTAGCGGACGCGCTGTCGAGTCAGTCTGCGCTCGCGCTTCATAACAGTCAAATGTACGAAGAATTGCAGCAAATGTTACTAAGCATGATTCGAACACTAGCAAAAGTGTTGGACGCGCGTGACCCGTATACGGCGGGACATTCAGAACGTGTCGCTAAATATTCGCTATGGATTGCGCAAAAGCTTGAGCTAAGTGCAGCAGATTGCGAAGAATTGTATAAAGCTGCCTTGCTGCACGATATCGGAAAAATTGGCATAACCGATGCCATTCTTCGAAAACCTGACCGTTTAACGACAGAAGAATATACGATAATCCAACAACACACAGTAATTGGCGCAGATATTTTATCAAATGTCGAACCAAAAGACGCCATGGTTCATGCCGTAGAAACCGCTTTGTCTCACCACGAACGACTTGACGGCACCGGTTATCCGCATGGGTTAGCTGGGGATGAGATTCCGTTGTTCGCACGCATTGTCGGAGTCGCGGATACATTTGATGCCATGACGACGGCTCGCTCTTATAGTAAGGGACTGTCTTATCAGTTAGGCGTAGAAGAGTTGCATCGCTGCAAAGAAACTTTGTTTGACGCTCAAGTAGTTGATGCGTTCGCGGCAATTTTAGAAGAATGCGATTACCAAATCGAGCAATACGAAGCAGGGCAGGAGAGAGGCTACCGACTATGA
- the motB gene encoding flagellar motor protein MotB, with protein MKRKKKHEEHVDEAWLLPYADVLTLLLALFIVLFASSQVDAQKFNAIAESFNSELQGGSGVLDEQAPVESFETSPTAELSEDPVTGESPEEVFEAKDQQELLDFQTKIDAYIDDKGLAPRLQTDMTRKGLKIIIKEGVLFESGSATILKGSEKITDEISNLLITDPPRMIFIEGHTDNVPAGTAEYPTNWELSSARAINFMRNLLENDKLSPQKFSATGYSQYQPIASNDTPEGRAENRRVEVLISPFEIETEE; from the coding sequence TTGAAGCGTAAAAAAAAGCATGAAGAACATGTAGATGAAGCATGGCTATTGCCTTATGCAGACGTGCTAACCTTGTTGCTTGCATTGTTTATCGTTTTGTTTGCCTCGAGCCAAGTAGATGCTCAAAAATTTAATGCGATCGCGGAATCATTTAATAGCGAGTTGCAAGGCGGATCTGGCGTATTAGATGAACAAGCACCCGTTGAAAGTTTTGAGACATCGCCAACTGCAGAGTTGAGTGAAGATCCGGTTACTGGCGAAAGTCCAGAAGAAGTATTTGAAGCAAAAGATCAGCAAGAATTGCTGGATTTTCAAACAAAAATTGATGCGTATATTGACGACAAAGGGTTAGCCCCTCGCTTGCAAACCGATATGACGCGAAAAGGCTTGAAAATTATTATTAAAGAAGGGGTGCTGTTCGAATCGGGAAGCGCCACTATTCTAAAGGGATCTGAGAAAATTACAGACGAGATATCGAATTTATTGATCACGGATCCTCCGCGAATGATTTTTATCGAAGGCCATACGGACAATGTCCCAGCTGGCACAGCGGAATATCCAACCAACTGGGAGTTGAGTTCAGCGCGTGCGATTAACTTTATGAGAAACCTTCTTGAAAACGATAAACTGAGTCCGCAGAAGTTCAGTGCGACGGGCTATAGTCAATATCAGCCAATCGCGTCAAATGATACTCCTGAAGGACGTGCGGAAAATCGCCGCGTCGAAGTATTGATCTCACCTTTTGAAATAGAAACCGAAGAATAA
- a CDS encoding adenylate/guanylate cyclase domain-containing protein yields MKFKTKTYVLEKDIALDRKTAWQLLADNNRMNLYIGLFPVTFSPTKQDGTEIFYREAYAKALGLVPIKWQEFPFQWQKYDSYTVERRYLSGPLKQYSMQAELFDTVDNGTRIKLTARFLPLNPIGYAGVLISGIPAVKKMMTYLNDYLQSGAEKISEAPQKPSKGKINLPELERMAALLAKSPVDDKFVELLHRYLAERDDRDVAQIEPVQLAHHWGADLDETLRVLLYATKAGMLNLSWNVICPNCRVSKVEHNSLSQLEEQFHCDLCGVNYDADFDQFVELNFSVHEAVRTAYAEVYCIGGPTITPHVQAQQIIESGESKSFMIPQSEKALRFRVIQANDRVVVDTGAESNELVYSDLGWSHDSVAGSSDVSVTNSSSADIVVALENADWTTQTVTAAKVTAMQEFRDLFSSEVLSPGQKIDIGHVTILFTDLKGSTMLYETVGDSSAYGQVRNHFEFLTGHIAGNSGSIVKTIGDAVMAVFHKPEDALRAALAIQENLAVFNQSAKEEVVLRIGLYSGAAIAVNSNDRLDYFGRTVNIAARIQGQGEGGDIVISRDVLAQPMSASLLASDDLKLEEFSAMLKGIDGEVDLVRVRLREGLVAEEQVG; encoded by the coding sequence ATGAAATTTAAAACGAAAACATACGTGTTAGAAAAAGACATAGCGTTGGACCGAAAAACCGCTTGGCAATTGTTAGCGGATAATAACCGAATGAACTTGTATATCGGGTTGTTCCCTGTAACGTTCAGCCCGACAAAGCAAGACGGAACGGAAATCTTTTACCGCGAAGCTTATGCGAAAGCTTTGGGTCTTGTGCCGATCAAATGGCAAGAGTTTCCGTTCCAGTGGCAGAAATACGATAGCTACACCGTTGAACGCCGTTATTTATCCGGACCACTCAAACAGTACAGCATGCAAGCCGAACTGTTCGATACAGTGGACAACGGTACGCGCATCAAATTAACGGCTCGTTTTTTACCGCTCAATCCGATTGGCTACGCAGGCGTGTTGATCAGCGGAATTCCCGCCGTGAAGAAAATGATGACCTACTTGAACGATTATTTGCAGTCTGGAGCGGAAAAAATATCCGAAGCGCCGCAAAAGCCGAGTAAGGGTAAGATTAACTTACCGGAACTCGAGCGGATGGCAGCGTTACTCGCGAAGTCGCCGGTTGACGACAAGTTTGTCGAGTTGTTGCATCGCTATTTAGCCGAGCGTGACGACCGAGACGTGGCGCAAATCGAGCCTGTCCAATTAGCCCATCATTGGGGAGCTGATTTAGACGAGACCTTACGTGTTTTGCTGTATGCCACAAAAGCAGGTATGTTAAATCTGAGTTGGAATGTCATTTGTCCAAATTGCCGCGTCTCAAAAGTTGAACACAATTCACTGTCGCAACTAGAAGAGCAGTTTCACTGTGATTTATGCGGCGTGAATTACGACGCGGATTTTGATCAGTTTGTGGAATTGAACTTCTCCGTTCATGAAGCGGTCCGAACAGCTTACGCAGAAGTGTATTGCATCGGTGGGCCAACGATCACGCCACATGTCCAAGCCCAACAAATTATCGAGTCGGGCGAGTCTAAGAGCTTTATGATTCCTCAAAGCGAAAAAGCATTGCGCTTTCGTGTGATTCAAGCAAATGACCGGGTAGTGGTAGACACTGGCGCGGAATCAAACGAACTTGTTTACTCTGATCTGGGTTGGTCGCATGATTCGGTGGCGGGATCGAGTGATGTTTCGGTCACAAACTCCAGTAGCGCAGACATCGTCGTGGCGTTAGAAAACGCAGACTGGACGACACAAACCGTAACCGCCGCAAAAGTGACAGCGATGCAAGAGTTTCGCGATTTGTTTTCTTCAGAAGTATTGTCTCCTGGACAGAAAATCGATATTGGCCACGTGACGATTTTGTTTACTGATTTAAAAGGCTCGACAATGTTGTACGAAACAGTCGGCGATTCGAGTGCTTACGGACAAGTACGCAACCATTTTGAATTTTTAACTGGACACATTGCCGGAAATTCTGGCAGTATTGTCAAAACGATTGGTGACGCGGTCATGGCCGTTTTCCACAAACCCGAAGATGCACTGCGAGCAGCACTCGCCATTCAAGAAAACTTAGCCGTGTTTAATCAAAGCGCTAAAGAAGAAGTTGTCTTGCGAATCGGATTATATAGCGGAGCGGCGATTGCGGTAAATTCTAATGATCGACTTGATTATTTTGGACGCACCGTGAACATTGCTGCGCGCATTCAAGGGCAAGGTGAAGGCGGCGACATTGTCATTAGTCGGGATGTGTTGGCGCAACCGATGTCGGCGAGCTTGCTTGCAAGTGACGATTTAAAGTTGGAAGAATTTTCAGCTATGTTAAAAGGAATTGATGGGGAAGTAGATTTGGTCAGAGTACGGCTAAGAGAAGGTTTGGTTGCTGAAGAGCAAGTTGGATAA